Proteins encoded in a region of the Gammaproteobacteria bacterium genome:
- the ihfB gene encoding integration host factor subunit beta encodes MTKSELIDRITGKQTQLSAKDVELAVKAIIEYMSQTLEGGGRIEIRGFGSFSLHYRVPRIGRNPKTGTPVALAGKYVPHFKPGKELRDRVNQSMATDQHFSVS; translated from the coding sequence ATGACCAAATCTGAACTGATAGATAGAATCACGGGAAAGCAAACGCAGTTGTCTGCAAAGGACGTGGAACTGGCTGTGAAAGCGATTATCGAGTACATGTCGCAAACGCTGGAAGGCGGCGGCAGAATCGAGATTCGTGGTTTCGGCAGTTTCTCTTTGCACTACCGCGTGCCCAGAATTGGTCGTAATCCGAAAACCGGAACGCCAGTGGCGTTGGCGGGTAAGTACGTGCCTCACTTCAAACCTGGTAAGGAACTGCGGGACAGAGTCAATCAGAGTATGGCTACTGATCAACACTTTTCCGTTTCCTGA
- a CDS encoding glycosyltransferase family 4 protein, producing the protein MLNWGMLIAVLTGTAVLAWVLIGFNTGHRWLDHPNSRSAHKHPMPSAGGIAMLIPLLGALLYCWLADLLTAQEALVFAGCLCVALVGLLDDLLTLSIRWRLPIQFAAATWVIYWVGSLPAVQLGVWSLEFPTLVHILGALAFVWLLNLFNFMDGIDGLAASEAGFVTLLSCLFAIKAADPAVGIMASVTCAATLGFLVWNWAPAKIFMGDVGSSLLGYLLGALALVSLSHGSMNPWSWLLLLGVFVVDATYTLVYRLCSGQRWYEAHSSHGYQIAARLLSSHQRVTLVVLVINLAWLAPLAWLANHSPEVGVYLTVLGLLPVVCLARWLGAGTAGRHLAEAG; encoded by the coding sequence ATGTTGAATTGGGGGATGCTGATTGCTGTGCTGACCGGCACAGCAGTCCTGGCCTGGGTCTTGATTGGGTTCAATACGGGACACCGATGGCTGGATCATCCGAATTCCCGCAGCGCCCACAAACACCCCATGCCCTCTGCCGGCGGAATCGCCATGCTGATCCCGTTGCTGGGCGCTCTTCTGTATTGTTGGTTGGCAGATCTGCTTACTGCCCAGGAGGCGCTGGTCTTTGCCGGCTGCCTGTGCGTGGCCCTGGTCGGCCTGCTGGACGACTTACTGACATTAAGCATACGCTGGCGCTTGCCAATCCAGTTTGCGGCGGCGACCTGGGTTATTTACTGGGTAGGCTCTCTGCCAGCCGTGCAATTGGGCGTATGGAGTCTTGAGTTTCCCACCTTGGTTCATATCCTCGGCGCACTGGCTTTTGTATGGCTGCTCAACCTGTTCAATTTCATGGACGGTATCGACGGTCTTGCCGCCAGTGAAGCCGGCTTTGTAACGCTGTTGTCATGCCTGTTCGCTATAAAGGCAGCAGACCCCGCTGTTGGCATCATGGCGTCTGTTACCTGCGCTGCCACCCTGGGGTTTCTGGTTTGGAACTGGGCGCCGGCGAAAATTTTCATGGGTGATGTGGGTAGCAGCTTGCTGGGCTATCTACTGGGGGCGCTGGCTTTAGTCAGTCTTTCCCATGGCAGCATGAACCCCTGGTCCTGGCTGTTGTTGCTGGGTGTTTTCGTCGTCGATGCCACTTACACGCTGGTGTATCGCCTGTGCTCCGGACAACGCTGGTACGAGGCTCACAGCAGTCACGGGTACCAGATCGCGGCACGATTGCTGAGCAGCCATCAGCGCGTGACGCTGGTGGTGCTGGTGATCAACCTGGCCTGGCTGGCGCCATTGGCCTGGCTGGCTAATCACAGTCCTGAAGTGGGAGTTTACCTGACTGTGTTAGGATTACTTCCTGTGGTATGCCTGGCCAGATGGCTCGGCGCTGGAACGGCTGGCCGCCATTTGGCAGAGGCCGGCTGA
- the pyrF gene encoding orotidine-5'-phosphate decarboxylase, with protein sequence MTSANTVTDSNRIIVALDVPDANAALRLLDQLDASRCRVKVGKQLFTSCGPSLVRDIVGRGFDVFLDLKFHDIPNTVAGAVLAAADLGVWMLNIHASGGRAMMEAAVSALSSWGSQPPLLIGVTVLTSLSADDLVEVGIKSSPEEQVQRLAILSVDCGLDGVVCSAAETGLLRRAVPDNFCLVTPGIRRAEDAAGDQKRVVGPAQAIRNGSTYLVVGRPISQAESPQQSLEAFNREVSGVPGDID encoded by the coding sequence TTGACTAGTGCAAACACCGTTACCGATAGCAATCGGATTATTGTCGCGCTGGATGTGCCCGACGCCAACGCGGCGTTGCGCCTGCTGGATCAACTTGATGCCTCTCGATGCCGGGTGAAAGTCGGGAAACAGTTATTTACCAGCTGTGGGCCGTCTCTGGTGCGCGATATCGTGGGCCGGGGCTTCGATGTATTCCTCGATCTTAAGTTTCACGATATTCCAAACACTGTCGCTGGTGCTGTCCTGGCGGCTGCAGATCTTGGCGTCTGGATGCTTAACATCCATGCTTCCGGTGGGCGGGCCATGATGGAAGCGGCAGTCAGCGCGCTCTCGTCCTGGGGCTCCCAGCCACCACTGTTGATTGGAGTGACGGTGTTGACCAGCCTGTCCGCAGACGATCTTGTTGAAGTCGGCATCAAGAGCAGTCCTGAAGAGCAGGTTCAACGCCTGGCGATACTAAGTGTTGACTGCGGACTTGATGGGGTGGTCTGCTCTGCAGCGGAAACCGGGCTGCTGCGACGCGCGGTTCCTGATAATTTCTGCCTGGTAACACCGGGCATCAGGCGGGCAGAGGATGCGGCAGGCGATCAGAAACGAGTCGTCGGACCTGCGCAGGCCATCAGAAACGGGAGTACCTATCTGGTGGTTGGGCGGCCCATCAGTCAGGCGGAGTCTCCGCAGCAAAGTCTGGAGGCATTTAATCGGGAGGTTTCTGGCGTTCCTGGCGACATTGACTAG
- a CDS encoding ComEA family DNA-binding protein — MKPASTPFAILQALFLCATFALSSIAGAADNPIGDGTVQQQVDINSADAATLAEALDGVGLVKAQAIIEYRQQFGKFQSLEQLLEVNGIGAATLEKNRHRLMVNTEPN, encoded by the coding sequence ATGAAACCAGCAAGCACCCCATTTGCAATTCTGCAGGCCCTGTTCCTTTGCGCGACCTTCGCCCTCAGTTCTATAGCCGGTGCCGCCGACAACCCGATTGGCGATGGCACGGTTCAGCAGCAGGTCGATATTAACTCTGCTGATGCGGCAACACTGGCTGAGGCTCTGGACGGTGTGGGCCTTGTCAAGGCTCAGGCTATCATCGAGTACCGGCAGCAGTTCGGAAAGTTTCAATCATTGGAGCAGCTGCTGGAAGTGAACGGAATAGGTGCGGCGACTCTGGAAAAGAACCGGCACCGGCTGATGGTGAACACCGAGCCAAACTGA
- a CDS encoding bifunctional prephenate dehydrogenase/3-phosphoshikimate 1-carboxyvinyltransferase gives MPLTTDKTVLIIGLGLIGGSIARGLHGALPGLQLLAADGDQQQLDCAIAQGVISRGNRDPLALVAKADLIVLAVPTLSIPAILRQIAPLMQPRAVVTDVASVKQSVAEAAQEYLGERVGRFVAGHPIAGSEKSGFAASNGSLFDGRNVILTPLDNADPDAVALVHALWRSLGARVLGMSVARHDQVLAATSHLPHLLSYALVDVLVKNQQSEDIFRYAAGGFADFSRLASSDPTMWADIFVANATATTEVLDDYIAHLQHLRNALQNKDYQLLRNTFASAKTIRDRFVRKFNQNMKSENHEIRKQVDYQASPGGQLSGAIRVPGDKSISHRSVIFGSLADGVTRISGFLEGEDALNTLEAFREMGVTIVGPERGELTVYGVGMDGLQAPRKPLYMGNSGTAMRLLAGLLAAQNFSSQLTGDESLSMRPMKRIADPLRKMGARIETTEAGTPPLVITGSSLQGIDYQLPMASAQVKSCLLLAAMYAKGVTRVQQPAVCRDHTERMLRGFGYPIEEDPQVGEIRLTGGQRLTASSIDIPADISSAAFFLVAAAIAPGSELCLQHVGINPTRTGIIDLLRMMGASIELQNLAEVGGEPVADLLVRSSRLHGIDIPAELIPLAIDEFPALFVAAACAEGVTRLRGAEELRVKESDRLQAMADGLEALGVAHTLYDDGIDITGGQITGGEIQSHGDHRIAMAFAVASLRSNGPIVVRNCANVATSFPGFVELANQAGLRIQVCSEASD, from the coding sequence TTGCCACTTACAACAGACAAAACCGTTCTGATTATTGGCCTTGGGTTGATCGGTGGATCTATTGCCCGTGGCCTCCATGGGGCGCTGCCAGGGCTGCAGTTGCTGGCCGCCGATGGTGATCAACAGCAGCTTGACTGTGCCATAGCTCAGGGTGTCATCAGCCGCGGCAACCGGGATCCGCTGGCGCTGGTAGCGAAAGCCGATCTGATCGTTCTGGCTGTGCCGACTCTATCAATCCCCGCGATCCTGCGGCAGATCGCACCCTTGATGCAGCCCAGAGCAGTGGTCACCGATGTGGCAAGCGTGAAGCAGTCGGTGGCCGAGGCAGCCCAGGAGTATCTCGGTGAGCGCGTCGGGCGTTTTGTGGCAGGGCATCCGATCGCCGGATCGGAGAAGAGCGGTTTTGCGGCCTCCAACGGAAGTCTTTTTGACGGCCGTAATGTGATTCTGACGCCGCTGGATAATGCCGATCCTGACGCGGTTGCTCTGGTACATGCACTGTGGCGCAGTCTGGGGGCCAGGGTGCTTGGTATGTCGGTCGCCCGTCACGATCAGGTGCTGGCGGCTACCAGTCACCTGCCGCACCTGCTTTCCTATGCGTTGGTGGACGTACTGGTCAAGAATCAACAGAGCGAAGATATCTTTCGTTATGCTGCCGGCGGGTTTGCCGATTTCAGTCGCCTGGCCTCCAGCGATCCGACCATGTGGGCGGATATTTTTGTTGCCAACGCCACGGCCACGACGGAGGTACTGGACGACTATATCGCTCATCTGCAACACCTGCGTAATGCATTGCAAAACAAAGATTATCAGCTGCTTAGAAACACTTTTGCCTCAGCTAAAACCATTCGGGACAGATTTGTAAGGAAGTTCAATCAGAATATGAAGTCCGAGAATCACGAGATAAGGAAACAGGTTGATTACCAGGCTTCGCCCGGTGGTCAACTGTCAGGTGCCATCAGGGTGCCCGGTGATAAATCCATTTCCCACCGGTCCGTCATTTTTGGCTCTCTGGCCGATGGCGTGACCCGGATCAGTGGCTTTCTGGAAGGAGAAGACGCCCTGAATACGCTGGAAGCGTTTCGGGAAATGGGCGTCACCATTGTCGGGCCCGAGCGCGGCGAACTGACCGTTTATGGGGTCGGTATGGATGGCTTACAGGCGCCCCGCAAACCCCTTTATATGGGAAATTCGGGCACCGCCATGCGCCTGCTGGCCGGGTTGCTCGCAGCACAGAATTTTTCCAGTCAGTTAACCGGCGATGAGTCCTTATCAATGCGGCCGATGAAGCGTATTGCCGATCCCTTGCGAAAAATGGGTGCCAGGATTGAGACTACGGAGGCGGGGACGCCCCCACTGGTCATAACCGGCAGCAGTTTGCAGGGTATCGACTATCAGTTGCCCATGGCCAGCGCCCAGGTTAAATCCTGTCTGCTGCTGGCGGCGATGTATGCAAAGGGCGTAACCCGGGTGCAACAGCCAGCCGTTTGCCGTGATCACACGGAGCGGATGCTCCGCGGGTTTGGCTATCCCATCGAGGAAGATCCCCAGGTAGGTGAAATCCGGCTGACCGGAGGCCAGCGCCTGACCGCAAGTTCTATTGATATACCGGCCGATATCTCCTCGGCGGCTTTTTTTCTGGTAGCTGCCGCCATCGCGCCGGGCTCTGAGTTGTGCCTGCAACATGTGGGTATCAATCCAACTCGCACCGGGATAATCGATCTGCTGAGAATGATGGGTGCCAGCATTGAGTTGCAAAATCTGGCTGAGGTGGGCGGTGAACCCGTTGCCGATCTGCTGGTCAGGTCTTCCCGTCTGCATGGAATCGATATCCCCGCCGAACTCATCCCGTTGGCTATTGATGAATTTCCGGCCTTGTTCGTGGCGGCGGCCTGTGCCGAGGGCGTGACGCGATTGCGTGGCGCCGAGGAACTGCGGGTCAAGGAAAGCGACCGGTTGCAGGCGATGGCTGACGGGTTGGAAGCGCTGGGTGTTGCCCATACACTTTACGACGACGGCATCGATATCACCGGCGGTCAGATAACGGGTGGTGAAATTCAGAGTCACGGTGACCATCGTATCGCCATGGCCTTTGCGGTAGCCTCCCTGCGCAGCAATGGACCCATTGTTGTGCGCAACTGTGCCAATGTGGCAACCTCGTTCCCGGGTTTCGTCGAGCTCGCTAATCAGGCGGGCCTGCGGATTCAGGTTTGTTCTGAAGCCAGTGATTGA
- the lapB gene encoding lipopolysaccharide assembly protein LapB has translation MIESGITFYLWLLLAVAAGWFMARYGKKPSKRSGRTTSNIYHDYFVGLNYLLRDEPDEAIDTFIKGLEINGDTVETHLALGTLLRRRGKVDKAITVHQDLLTRSGLSSEFGDSVRLELSNDYIAAGLLDRAERLLKELLSEANPSRWDALAQLVTVYQIEKEWGQAIEVVEELLRNSRYRREKSLRSVAAHYCCELAQQALASDDQNKARDHLRKAFQFDRSSARTCMLLAELEKKSGNLEKARKELLRVATSQPHLITEVIPPLRACYESDGDSRQAAEFKKVLSRLLQEQPSSTVLLELARLVKIQESDEAARQTLADGLRAHASLKACLALLQLQLEDSQGEIRQQLELSTSTLQNYLESKPGYRCEQCGFETRKLYWQCPSCQKWDQLNPIKGADGD, from the coding sequence ATGATCGAGTCGGGAATCACATTTTATTTGTGGTTACTGCTGGCTGTTGCGGCCGGCTGGTTTATGGCCCGCTATGGTAAAAAACCAAGCAAACGATCGGGGCGGACTACCAGCAATATTTACCACGACTACTTTGTGGGCCTTAACTACTTGCTGAGGGATGAACCTGATGAGGCCATAGATACCTTCATCAAGGGCCTGGAGATCAACGGGGACACTGTCGAAACCCATCTGGCTCTCGGCACGCTGCTGCGGCGCAGGGGCAAGGTGGACAAGGCTATAACTGTGCACCAGGACCTGCTTACTCGTTCGGGATTGTCCAGTGAATTTGGGGATTCGGTCAGGCTGGAGCTATCCAACGATTACATCGCTGCAGGTCTGCTGGACCGCGCGGAGCGGTTGCTGAAAGAGCTGCTGTCCGAAGCCAATCCGTCCAGATGGGATGCGCTTGCCCAGCTTGTAACGGTCTACCAGATTGAAAAGGAGTGGGGGCAGGCAATAGAAGTCGTCGAGGAATTACTTCGCAACTCCCGATACCGACGAGAAAAATCACTCAGGAGCGTAGCGGCCCACTACTGTTGCGAGCTTGCACAACAGGCCCTGGCCAGTGACGATCAGAACAAGGCGAGAGATCACCTGCGCAAGGCATTCCAGTTTGACCGAAGCAGCGCCCGAACCTGCATGCTGCTGGCGGAACTGGAAAAAAAGTCAGGCAATTTGGAAAAGGCCAGAAAAGAGCTGTTGAGAGTGGCGACCAGTCAGCCGCATCTGATTACCGAGGTTATCCCGCCACTGCGGGCATGTTATGAGTCAGATGGGGATTCCAGGCAGGCGGCCGAATTTAAAAAGGTGTTATCCAGGCTGCTCCAGGAGCAGCCCAGTTCCACCGTGCTGCTGGAACTTGCCCGGCTGGTGAAGATCCAGGAAAGCGATGAAGCCGCGCGACAGACACTGGCTGACGGGCTGCGCGCGCATGCTTCCCTGAAAGCCTGTCTGGCTCTGTTGCAATTGCAACTGGAGGATTCTCAGGGTGAAATCCGACAGCAGCTGGAACTGAGCACATCGACACTACAGAATTACCTGGAGTCGAAACCTGGCTACCGTTGTGAGCAGTGCGGCTTCGAGACGCGAAAATTGTACTGGCAATGCCCAAGTTGCCAGAAATGGGATCAGCTTAATCCCATCAAGGGGGCCGATGGGGATTAG
- the cmk gene encoding (d)CMP kinase yields the protein MTKAPVITIDGPSGSGKGTISQLVADKLGYHLLDSGALYRILGCVALQRQLDLTDQDLLARTATGLAIRFGERGAGSVTVDGEDFTDLIRQEVAGEMASRVGALPAVREALFERQQVFRQAPGLVADGRDMGTVVFPDASLKIFLTASVEERAKRRYNQLIGKGIGAILPDLLRELQERDARDSLRAVSPLQPAEDAHILDTTSLSIDEVVEKVMDLVVQSQD from the coding sequence ATGACCAAGGCGCCAGTTATTACCATCGATGGTCCCAGCGGTTCCGGCAAGGGCACGATTTCCCAGCTGGTAGCGGATAAGCTCGGTTATCACCTGCTCGATAGCGGCGCGCTCTACCGGATTCTGGGATGCGTCGCTTTGCAGCGCCAACTCGATCTGACTGATCAGGACCTGCTCGCCCGCACGGCGACCGGATTGGCGATTCGTTTCGGCGAGCGGGGGGCCGGGTCGGTAACTGTCGATGGCGAGGATTTTACAGATCTGATCAGGCAGGAAGTGGCCGGTGAAATGGCATCCCGCGTCGGTGCGCTGCCTGCCGTTCGCGAGGCTCTTTTCGAGCGCCAGCAGGTGTTTCGCCAGGCACCGGGCCTGGTGGCCGACGGTCGCGACATGGGGACCGTGGTTTTCCCCGATGCCAGTCTTAAAATCTTTCTCACCGCAAGTGTGGAGGAACGCGCTAAAAGGCGATATAACCAGTTGATAGGTAAGGGTATTGGTGCTATTCTGCCCGACCTTTTGCGAGAGCTGCAGGAGCGGGACGCGCGCGATAGTCTGCGAGCGGTTTCGCCACTTCAGCCTGCCGAGGACGCCCACATCCTGGATACCACTTCACTTTCTATCGACGAGGTGGTGGAGAAAGTCATGGACCTGGTCGTGCAGTCACAGGACTGA
- the rpsA gene encoding 30S ribosomal protein S1 → MSENFAELFEASLSEINMTPGSIVNGTVIDIDSDWVTVNAGLKSEGVIPRSQFLNESGEFDLAVGDQVKVALEAVEDGFGETRLSREKAKRAESWLELEDAFNKNEVVKGVINGKVKGGFTVDLNNIRAFLPGSLVDIRPIRDTTHLEGQELEFKLIKLDQKRNNVVVSRRAVLESVSTEERDALLEKLQEGITIKGIVKNLTDYGAFVDLGGVDGLLHITDMSWKRIKHPSEIVNVGDEIDVKVLKYDRERNRVSLGLKQLGEDPWVSIKARYPENTVVKAVITNLTDYGCFAELEEGVEGLVHVSEMDWTNKNIHPSKVVQVGEEVDVMILDIDEERRRISLGIKQCFQNPWDRFAESHDKGDRVKGTIKSITDFGIFIGLEGNIDGLVHLSDISWEDTGEEAVRGYSKGDEIETVILSIDPERERISLGIKQLEEDPFMDYVAEFEKGSIVKGKIVSVDAKAATIQLADGVEGVLRASEISRDKVEDARNVLNEGDEIEVKVVSVDRKNRVLSVSVKAIEIDDEKAAIQEHKKQEAGDAAPATIGDLIKAQMDKS, encoded by the coding sequence ATGAGCGAAAATTTTGCAGAACTTTTTGAAGCAAGCCTGAGCGAAATCAACATGACGCCAGGTTCCATCGTCAATGGAACCGTGATTGATATCGACTCTGACTGGGTGACCGTCAACGCAGGACTCAAGTCAGAAGGGGTAATCCCAAGGTCGCAATTTTTGAACGAAAGCGGCGAGTTTGACCTGGCTGTCGGCGATCAGGTCAAGGTGGCGCTGGAAGCCGTGGAAGACGGTTTTGGCGAAACACGATTGTCCAGGGAAAAGGCCAAGCGTGCCGAATCCTGGCTGGAGCTGGAAGATGCCTTCAACAAGAATGAAGTGGTCAAGGGCGTCATTAATGGCAAGGTTAAAGGCGGGTTTACTGTCGATCTGAACAACATCCGCGCGTTCCTGCCCGGTTCGCTGGTGGATATCCGACCGATTCGCGATACCACGCATCTGGAAGGCCAGGAGCTCGAATTCAAGCTGATCAAGCTGGATCAGAAGCGCAATAACGTTGTGGTTTCGCGACGGGCCGTGCTGGAATCTGTCAGCACTGAGGAACGGGATGCGTTGCTGGAGAAGCTCCAGGAAGGTATCACCATCAAGGGGATTGTGAAGAACCTGACCGACTACGGTGCTTTCGTTGATCTTGGTGGTGTGGATGGTCTTCTGCACATAACCGACATGTCCTGGAAGCGCATCAAGCACCCTAGCGAAATTGTCAACGTGGGTGACGAGATTGATGTCAAGGTTCTCAAGTACGACCGTGAGCGCAATCGCGTGTCTCTCGGCCTCAAACAGCTTGGCGAAGATCCCTGGGTCTCCATCAAGGCCCGTTACCCCGAGAATACTGTTGTGAAAGCGGTGATCACCAATCTGACCGACTACGGCTGTTTCGCCGAGCTGGAAGAGGGTGTGGAAGGTCTGGTACACGTTTCTGAAATGGACTGGACCAACAAGAACATCCATCCTTCCAAAGTGGTGCAGGTGGGTGAAGAAGTCGACGTCATGATCCTGGATATTGACGAAGAGCGTCGTCGAATTTCCCTCGGCATCAAACAGTGCTTCCAGAACCCCTGGGATCGCTTTGCTGAAAGCCATGACAAGGGCGACCGCGTTAAGGGCACCATCAAGTCGATTACTGATTTTGGCATTTTTATTGGCCTGGAAGGCAATATCGATGGCCTTGTGCACCTGTCTGACATTTCCTGGGAGGATACCGGCGAAGAAGCTGTTCGGGGCTACTCCAAGGGTGATGAGATCGAGACTGTCATTCTTTCAATAGATCCAGAGCGGGAGAGAATCTCCCTGGGTATCAAGCAGCTGGAAGAAGACCCGTTCATGGATTATGTGGCGGAATTCGAGAAAGGCAGCATCGTCAAGGGTAAAATCGTTTCAGTGGATGCGAAGGCCGCCACTATCCAGTTGGCCGACGGTGTGGAGGGCGTTCTCAGAGCCTCCGAAATCAGCCGTGACAAGGTTGAAGATGCGCGAAATGTGTTGAACGAAGGTGACGAGATTGAAGTTAAAGTCGTCAGCGTCGATCGCAAAAACCGCGTTCTCAGCGTGTCAGTCAAAGCTATCGAAATCGATGATGAGAAGGCTGCCATACAGGAGCACAAGAAACAGGAAGCTGGCGATGCAGCTCCGGCTACTATCGGAGACTTAATCAAGGCACAGATGGACAAGTCGTAG